From Brevibacillus marinus, a single genomic window includes:
- the asd gene encoding archaetidylserine decarboxylase (Phosphatidylserine decarboxylase is synthesized as a single chain precursor. Generation of the pyruvoyl active site from a Ser is coupled to cleavage of a Gly-Ser bond between the larger (beta) and smaller (alpha chains). It is an integral membrane protein.) produces MKKLIFRGLIHRLPQNAMSRTMGKITASRFSRLVIRGYINLYKVDVSMIEKPVEEYRTLKEFFTRRLQPHARPIAEGPEIVVSPVDGTVSQMGDIDQGTLIQAKGKPYTLLELLGYDAEMAERWYGGRFITIYLSPRDYHRIHMPIDGKLIQYTYLPGRLYPVNQLGVEHVDKLFARNERLITYIDSQAVGCVAMVKVGALFVGSVKVHYGPATTNVRRGRQVCQAFPETPFYEKGRELGWFEFGSTVILLFEKDRLEWAADVKVGKPLLMGQMLGRAKN; encoded by the coding sequence ATGAAGAAACTCATTTTTCGCGGGCTGATCCACCGTCTGCCGCAAAATGCAATGTCGCGGACAATGGGGAAAATTACCGCGTCACGCTTCAGCCGCCTGGTCATCCGCGGCTATATCAACCTGTACAAGGTTGACGTGTCGATGATTGAGAAGCCAGTTGAAGAGTACCGCACGCTCAAAGAGTTTTTTACCCGGCGGCTGCAGCCGCACGCGCGTCCGATTGCCGAAGGTCCCGAGATTGTGGTTAGTCCCGTTGACGGAACGGTTTCGCAAATGGGCGATATCGATCAGGGGACGCTGATCCAGGCGAAAGGGAAGCCGTACACCTTGCTGGAACTGTTGGGCTACGATGCGGAAATGGCGGAACGCTGGTACGGCGGACGGTTTATTACCATTTATCTGAGTCCGCGCGATTACCATCGGATTCACATGCCGATCGACGGCAAGCTGATTCAATACACGTATCTTCCCGGCAGGCTCTACCCGGTGAACCAGCTGGGGGTGGAGCACGTCGACAAGTTGTTTGCGCGCAACGAACGGCTGATCACCTACATTGACTCCCAGGCCGTCGGCTGTGTGGCGATGGTCAAGGTGGGAGCGCTGTTCGTCGGCAGCGTGAAGGTGCACTATGGGCCGGCCACGACCAACGTGCGGCGAGGACGTCAAGTGTGCCAGGCGTTTCCGGAAACCCCTTTCTACGAAAAAGGAAGGGAGCTGGGCTGGTTTGAGTTTGGCTCCACGGTCATCCTGCTGTTTGAGAAGGACCGCCTGGAGTGGGCAGCCGATGTCAAGGTGGGAAAACCGCTGCTGATGGGCCAGATGCTCGGCCGGGCCAAAAATTGA
- the gatC gene encoding Asp-tRNA(Asn)/Glu-tRNA(Gln) amidotransferase subunit GatC, protein MSVITRKEVEHVANLARLSLTEEEAERYTKDLNAILAFAAKLNELDTSDVVPTSHATDVKNVMREDVIRPSLPRETALKNAPDHEDGQFRVPAVFE, encoded by the coding sequence GTGAGTGTCATTACTCGCAAAGAAGTAGAGCATGTCGCCAACCTGGCTCGGCTCTCGCTGACGGAAGAAGAAGCGGAACGCTATACCAAGGACCTGAACGCGATCCTCGCGTTTGCAGCCAAACTGAACGAACTGGACACGTCGGATGTTGTGCCGACCAGCCACGCCACCGACGTAAAAAATGTGATGCGCGAAGACGTCATCCGTCCGTCGCTGCCGCGCGAAACAGCGCTGAAAAACGCCCCCGACCACGAAGACGGACAATTCAGGGTGCCGGCCGTATTCGAGTGA